GCCTTCGTTCATCCGGCCAGCACGGGCGGCGTGTTAATCGAATTGACGCAACGAGGAACTGGAAAACATTGAATCGGTGGTTGTCGGCGATTGACCAACCACCAACTACCCCTTACCTGAAGGAGATTTATTTTGAAATCATTTACCAAACCTATGCTGGCGCTGACACTCATTGCCAGCTTATTGATGGCGCAATCTTCCTGCGCCTTTTTTCGTAAAAGCGAATTTGCAGAAGTGACGGCGGAAGAACTGTCCGCGCTGGCCGAATCCTTTCCCCAGTCGCAACTCCGCCAATTGGCCATGAACAAGGTCTCGCGGGACCAACTGATCGGTCAATTCAAAACGCCGTTTGCAGTGGCGCAGGCTGCCGAAGCCGATGGGCTGCAAAAGACAGATCAATTCAAACAGGATTTGGACTTTGCCACGGAACGGTTGCTGGCGACGGAATACACAAAACGCAATCCCGACACGATGCTGACCCAGGAAGAGAAAGACGCCTATTTCAACACAAACAAGGCTAAATTCGACAGCTTCTTTACGTTTGTCACGCGCGATGCCAAACAAGCTCCTAGTGACAACGACAAAGAAATGATGCGCGACCAATGGTCGGAAATTCAGATTCGTGCGCAAAAAGCCCGCCAAGCCGGCATCGAAAAAGAACCCGGATTCAAGATTCAGCTCAAAATAGCCAAGGCCAGCATTCTTGCTAATGCCTATTCAAAGTCGTTGGAAGACAAGTTGAAGATGACGCCGGAAGAAAAGAAACGCTACGTGACGGAACATCCGGAAGCCGACCTGGACAAAATCAAAGAGAAGATTCAAGCCTTGCAGGTGCGCGCCAAGAACGGTGAGGACTTTGAAAAGCTTGCCAAAGAATTCAACGACGGAACTACCAGAGAAAACGGCGGCGAATTGCCCTGGTTTGACAAAGAAGGAAAAGTGGACGGCAGTCCATTTGCCGATGAAGAATTGGCGAAAGCTGCATTCACTTTGGAAAAAGGCGGCATCAGCGATGTCATCAAAACCCGATACGGGTTTCACGTAATCAAACTCGAAGACAAACGCGTCTATGATCCGGCGAAAGACCCCAAGAAAAAGGCTGCGCCGACTCCCGCGCCAGCGCCAAACGCGCAACCCACTCCAAGCCCGACACCGGAACAACCGCAAGAGCAGGTTCGCACACGACAAATCTTCCTGGCCACGGATGCCGCGGACACCTTTGAGCAGCAGGAAACCGGCGCCAAAGTCAAACGCGCGATTGAAGATGCGACTTTGAAATATCCTGTCAAAGTACCGACAGATTTCACTGTCAAAGTTGGCGGTTACAATCCCAGCCAGATTCCCGGATTGGGCGGCGGACAAGGCGGAACGATGAAGGGGATTGACCCGAACGCAAATAAATAGGAGATCGGCGTTGGGAGACGGGGATGGACGCTTTGCCACCTCCCAACTCCTAACTCCCAACCACTGAGAAAATGGAAAAAGCGCAAATTGGAATCATTGGCGGCAGCGGTTTGTACCAGATGGAAGGCCTGACCGACATGCGCGAAGTCGGCGTCGAAACTCCCTTTGGCAAACCTTCGGACAACTTCATTCTTGGCACGCTGGACGGCGTTCGCGTGGCGTTTTTGGCGCGGCACGGACGCGGCCATCGCATCACCCCGACCGAACTCAATTTCCGCGCTAACATTTACGCGATGAAATTGCTCGGCGTGGAGCGAATCATTTCGGCTTCTGCGGTCGGTTCGCTGCAGGAACAATACGCGCCGACGGACATCGTCATCCCCGATCAATTTTTTGACCGTACGCGCGGACGGGTTTCGACGTTTTTTGGCGAAGGCCTGGTGGGGCACATCACGTTTTCGCATCCGGTGTGCGCCGTTGTGTGGGAAGTGCTCGGCGATGAAACCGAAGCCGTCGGCGTGAAGGTGCATCGCGGCGGAACTTACCTGAACATGGAAGGCCCGGCGTTTTCCACGCTGGCCGAATCCAGGGCTTACCGCAGTTGGGGAATGGATGTCATCGGCATGACCAATTTGCAGGAAGCCAAGCTGGCGCGCGAAGCCGAAATTTGTTACGCGACGATGGCCTTGGTGACGGATTACGATTGCTGGCATCCGGATCACGATGCTGTGACGGTCGAAATGGTCATCGAATACCTGAACAAAAACTCTGTCAACGCGCAGAAAATCATTCGCGGGGCCGTTGGAAAACTCTCCACAATGCCGCGCGATTGCAAATGCGGCTCGGCACTGAAACATGCCATTCTGACGCACGGAGAAATTCCGGCGGAAACGAAACGGAAGCTCGCTGCAATCGTCGGAAAATACCTGGGCGAGTAGCAGGCAGGCATTGAACGCAAGCCTGCTTTCCATTCGCCGTTCAGTTGTTCTACCGACCAAACTTTTCACTTGGGGAGGAAGTATGAAGCCTCAATCAAAAATCTTTGCTTCGTTATTGCTCGCTGGCTTTGTGACCGCAGGCGGTTTTGGGCAATCAAACTCTGTGGCGTTGGCGTTTCAACAAGGCCCAAGCCGCGGTTCGATCAGCGCGCCGCGCGATCCGGAACAGGAAAAACAATCCTACAAAAGCCTCGACGCGGCAAAGTTTTACTTTTACAAACGCAAGCCCGCAAAAGGTGATAAAGACGGCGTTGAACGATTGAATAAAGCCGTGCTGGACCGGTTGCAGGAAATCATTGATCTCAATCCGCAATTTGGCCGGATTGACGAAGTCTATTTTCTGATGGGCGAAGTTCATCAGCGCGGCGGCGACACGGAAAAAGCCGCCGAATACTGGACGAAAGCGACCAAGGAAGGCTCTGACGAAAAGATCAAAGCCGAGGCGCAAAAGCGTCTGGACGAAGTCCAAAATCAAAAGAAGAAGGGATAATCACTCACACATGTCATCAACTTGTCCGTTGTTGGTTGTCGGCTCCGTAGCCATTGACGCCATCAAAACGCCGTTCGGCGAACGCGACCGCAGCCTGGGCGGTTCCGGCCTGCACTTTTCCGTTTCCGCTTCATTTTTCACTGAAGTCGGCGTCGTCGCCGTCATCGGCGAAGATTTCACCACCGAAGACGAAACCGTTTTTCACGAACGCAAAATCAACATTTCCAATCTGGAGCGCATTCCCGGCGGCAAAACCTTTCGTTGGGCGGGCGAATACGGTTTTGATCTGAACACGGCTAAAACACTGGACACGCAATTGAACGTGTTTGCCGATTTCAAGCCCAAACTTTCCGAAGCTGCGCGCAAAACGCCGTTTTTGTTTCTGGGCAA
The sequence above is a segment of the Acidobacteriota bacterium genome. Coding sequences within it:
- a CDS encoding peptidylprolyl isomerase, with protein sequence MKSFTKPMLALTLIASLLMAQSSCAFFRKSEFAEVTAEELSALAESFPQSQLRQLAMNKVSRDQLIGQFKTPFAVAQAAEADGLQKTDQFKQDLDFATERLLATEYTKRNPDTMLTQEEKDAYFNTNKAKFDSFFTFVTRDAKQAPSDNDKEMMRDQWSEIQIRAQKARQAGIEKEPGFKIQLKIAKASILANAYSKSLEDKLKMTPEEKKRYVTEHPEADLDKIKEKIQALQVRAKNGEDFEKLAKEFNDGTTRENGGELPWFDKEGKVDGSPFADEELAKAAFTLEKGGISDVIKTRYGFHVIKLEDKRVYDPAKDPKKKAAPTPAPAPNAQPTPSPTPEQPQEQVRTRQIFLATDAADTFEQQETGAKVKRAIEDATLKYPVKVPTDFTVKVGGYNPSQIPGLGGGQGGTMKGIDPNANK
- a CDS encoding S-methyl-5'-thioadenosine phosphorylase, with the protein product MEKAQIGIIGGSGLYQMEGLTDMREVGVETPFGKPSDNFILGTLDGVRVAFLARHGRGHRITPTELNFRANIYAMKLLGVERIISASAVGSLQEQYAPTDIVIPDQFFDRTRGRVSTFFGEGLVGHITFSHPVCAVVWEVLGDETEAVGVKVHRGGTYLNMEGPAFSTLAESRAYRSWGMDVIGMTNLQEAKLAREAEICYATMALVTDYDCWHPDHDAVTVEMVIEYLNKNSVNAQKIIRGAVGKLSTMPRDCKCGSALKHAILTHGEIPAETKRKLAAIVGKYLGE